In Octopus bimaculoides isolate UCB-OBI-ISO-001 chromosome 14, ASM119413v2, whole genome shotgun sequence, the following are encoded in one genomic region:
- the LOC106875541 gene encoding uncharacterized protein LOC106875541 codes for MEEVEEVSFSYYLPAGCTGIRYTETGGKLDPLCLVDLVCAADENEYCEERKSLQDRPCLQPSQLRPFGYGLLRHGNMFEDIHSYFKKYLFKPTPKLIQPANRPEPEKNRTSNFTTPLINNTQNAVTPRTEQEILNYTYAVLCANYPFLVLSISGVVKNSLDNGQSSFRYSMIFQPVFAEETNLKTVSLQLISYLRSAFSFQMSEHTASLNSKQPELLLADDLGTRLSLLERNVNTFYQPEQFTNNNYENWKKEERSLLGFLLQMIGRNNIPKFKDDSVLRLSEMHNHYQCLSEKLFLYDKKCLEATGNQPYVYSNYSAYILEEFGLRYGVGFLFRLIVYLDLLVKYFDQKFSKIKHIHHTLQTIWSTFPEDKKNLTATQKEIEMLQEILLKFFLNAATFLHVIIKSEQTNPEAIDSMIKSFHILHQLNKCLNDIPNMMEMKTEIYCMTQGMFLKLYQDALTKFSKSKSSSCENSKAQLTLTMISDVINCLEQEICLIEQFKPSFEQKKWIYITWLNISTIWIPAGVQVCQKSNPLTVSLPDPY; via the exons ATGGAAGAAGTTGAGGAAGTTTCTTTCTCCTATTATTTG CCAGCCGGCTGCACTGGAATTAGATACACAGAGACTGGAGGTAAATTAGACCCATTGTGTTTAGTTGACTTGGTGTGTGCAGCTGATGAAAATGAATATTGTGAAGAAAGGAAATCACTTCAAGACAGACCATGTCTTCAACCCAGTCAGCTGAGACCATTTGGGTATGGACTCTTGAG gcATGGAAATATGTTTGAAGACATTCATTCCTACTTCAAGAAGTATCT atttaaaccAACACCCAAATTGATCCAGCCTGCAAACAGA ccAGAGCcagaaaaaaacagaa cTTCAAATTTCACCACTCCATTAATAAACAATACTCAAAATGCTGTGACACCCAGAACAGAGCAG gagattttaaattatacatatgCTGTTCTGTGTGCAAACTATCCCTTTTTGGTTCTTTCAATAAGTGGCGTTGTAAAGAATTCTCTAGACAATGGTCAGAGCAGTTTTAGATATTCTATGATTTTCCAACCTGTTTTTGCTGAAGAAACCAACTTGAAAACGGTCTCACTGCAACTGATCTCTTACTTACGAAGTGCCTTTAGCTTTCAAATGTCTGAACACACTGCTTCATTGAATTCCAAACAGCCAGAATTG ttGCTTGCTGATGATTTAGGAACAAGACTCAGTTTACTTGAGCGCAATGTCAATACATTTTATCAACCTGAGCAATTCACT aataataattatgagaattggaaaaaagaagaaaggtcaCTCCTTGGTTTTTTACTTCAAATGATTGGTCGAAACAATATTCCAAAATTCAAAGACGACTCTGTTTTAAGATTGAGTGAAATGCACAACCATTATCAATGTTTGTCTGAAAAGCTATTTCT TTACGATAAAAAATGCCTGGAAGCGACCGGGAATCAGCCGTATGTATATTCCAACTATTCTGCTTACATCCTGGAAGAGTTTGGTCTTCGTTACGGTGTG ggtttccTATTTAGGCTCATTGTTTACCTTGATTTACTTGTGAAATATTTTGATCAAAAATTCTCCAAGATTAAACACATACATCACACCCTCCAGACTATCTGGTCAACATTTCCTGAGGACAAAAAAAATTTGACTGCCACTCAAAAAGAA ATTGAAATGCTACAAGAGATCCTGTTAAAATTCTTTTTGAATGCTGCAACATTTTTACATGTCATCATCAAATCTGAACAAACAAATCCTGAAGCAATTG ATTCAATGATAAAATCTTTTCATATCCTCCACCAGCTGAATAAATGCTTGAACGACATTCCAAACATGATGGAAATGAAGACTGAGATATATTGCATGACTCAG GGGATGTTTCTAAAACTTTACCAAGATGCCTTAACCAAATTCTCTAAGTCTAAGTCGTCTTCCTGTGAGAACTCCAAAGCTCAACTCACTCTGACAATG atttctGATGTTATTAATTGTCTGGAACAAGAGATTTGTTTAATTGAACAGTTTAAGCCTTCGTTTGA GCAGAAAAAGTGGATTTATATCACCTGGTTGAACATATCTACCATTTGGATTCCTGCTGGGGTACAAGTTTGTCAGAAAAGTAATCCCTTAACCGTTTCATTACCAGATCCCTATTGA
- the LOC106875539 gene encoding cell division cycle protein 23 homolog, which yields MADISSLDLCQVKEELIQANWQCNIRGLTHGATRLAELAYCLKTSHDSGGHIPSFSQPFENLQKEYCVYSLAKSYFDLKEYLRAVHFLEQSELQSNVTYFLYMYSRYLAEEKRRSYNMTDSFTSMTSVINDDLARVKILKTELSEKHQKKELDGFCLYLYGVVLKKLDLLKEATNVLLESVHKEPLHWGAWQELNTLIPDKETLQSLTLPNHWIKHLFLAHMYSELQHTDEALQIYQSFIDNGFADCTYIQAQMAIAHDNSRSRSFSKNFILAQIIIIINFNVLTLLNSVGFRSLILNVFFIFQENRVELAYLAHSVCEIDKYRVETCCVIANYYSLRSQHEKALLYFQRALKLNPHYLSAWTLIGHEYMEMKNITAAIEAYRQAIEVNSRDFRAWYGLGQTYEIMKMHYYSLYYYWKAQQLRPNDSRMLVALGDGYEKLERLQEAKKCYWKAHSVGDVEGIALMRLARLYERLNEEQQAAAAYSQYINQVHRQNTLRRIGDQNNFYASEEMAQAYKYLANFYLRQNRLDEAYHAAQQCTSYNETKEEGKALLRQIAHLRVGDGATQMEESTDSITNELPETTVEHSPLMQIISGRHSFTPP from the exons ATGGCGGATATTTCAAGTTTAGATCTTTGTCAAGTGAAAGAAGAATTGATTCAGGCCAACTGGCAATGCAACATTCGGGGTTTGACTCATGGGGCCACCAG actTGCTGAATTAGCTTACTGCTTAAAGACAAGTCACGATTCAGGAGGACATATTCCATCTTTTTCCCAACCC TTTGAGAATTTACAAAAGGAATACTGTGTTTATTCATTAGCCAAGAGTTACTTTGACCTTAAAGAATATCTTCGTGCTGTGCATTTCTTGGAGCAGTCTGAACTTCAGAGCAATGTAACCTACTTTCTCTACATGTACTCTAGATATCTagcagaagagaaaagaagatcaTATAATATGACTGATTCTTTCA CAAGTATGACCTCAGTTATAAACGATGATTTAGCGAGAGTGAAGATTCTAAAAACAGAGTTATCAGAAAAGCATCAAAAGAAAGAACTTGAtggattttgtttatattt GTATGGTGTTGTTCTGAAGAAGTTAGATTTACTCAAAGAAGCTACCAATGTTTTATTGGAATCTGTCCACAAAGAACCACTCCATTGGGGTGCTTGGCAAGAACTTAACACTTTAATTCCAGACAAAGAGACT CTTCAATCATTGACATTACCAAACCATTGGATAAAACACTTATTTCTTGCACACATGTACTCAGAACTACAACACACAGATGAAGCTTTACAAATCTACCAGTCTTTCATTGATAACGGATTTGCCGACTGCACTTACATTCAAGCACAAATGGCTATTGCTCACGACAACAGTCGAAGTAGGTCATTCAGTAAAAACTTTATTTTggctcaaataataataattattaattttaatgttttaactcTGTT gAATTCTGTGGGTTTCAGATCcctaatattaaatgttttttttatttttcaggagaACCGTGTGGAATTGGCCTACTTGGCCCATAGTGTTTGTGAGATCGATAAATATCGTGTGGAAACTTGTTGTGTTATTG ccAACTATTATTCACTCAGGTCTCAGCATGAAAAAGCTCTGTTATATTTCCAAAGAGCTCTCAAACTCAATCCTCACTATCTCTCAGCTTGGACTCTTATAGGACACGAGTAcatggaaatgaaaaatattactgCCGCCATTGAAGCATATCGACAAGCCATTG AAGTAAACAGTCGAGATTTCAGAGCTTGGTATGGACTTGGCCAGACGTACGAGATCATGAAGATGCATTATTATAGTCTGTATTATTATTGGAAAGCACAACAACTTCG ACCTAACGATTCCCGCATGTTAGTTGCCCTTGGTGATGGCTATGAAAAGCTAGAACGCTTGCAGGAAGCCAAAAAGTGTTATTGGAAAGCACACAGCGTCGGTGACGTGGAAGGAATTGCTCTCATGAGACTTGCAAG ACTGTATGAGAGGTTAAACGAAGAACAACAAGCTGCCGCAGCCTACAGTCAGTACATCAACCAGGTTCACAGACAGAATACATTGCGCAGGATTGGGGATCAGAAT AATTTCTACGCAAGTGAAGAAATGGCACAAGCTTATAAATACCTTGCCAACTTCTACCTCCGACAGAACCGTCTTGATGAGGCTTACCATGCTGCACAGCAATGTACATCATACAATGAA ACAAAAGAAGAAGGCAAAGCCTTGCTGCGACAGATTGCTCATCTGCGTGTTGGTGATGGAGCGACACAGATGGAGGAGAGCACAGATTCCATCACCAATGAATTGCCAGAAACAACTGTTGAACATTCTCCTTTAATGCAAATAATCAGCGGAAGACATAGCTTTACACCTCCTTAA